A single Drosophila ananassae strain 14024-0371.13 chromosome 3L, ASM1763931v2, whole genome shotgun sequence DNA region contains:
- the LOC6496171 gene encoding ATP-citrate synthase isoform X3 translates to MSAKAITEASGKDILNRHLSLHGAGAATCRFATVNATTDWSKLSVDHPWLLTTPLVVKPDQLIKRRGKLGLIGVKKNFEQVKQWIGERLNKDQKIGNAVGKLRNFIIEPFVPHTDAEEMYVCIYSHRAADTILFYHQGGVDIGDVDAKAVKLDIPVNASLSLADVKSKLLVEVKDAKVKERIAKFISALYTTYVDLYFTYLEINPLVVTADNLYILDLAAKLDSTADFICRPKWGEIDYPPPFGRDAYPEEAYIADLDAKSGASLKLTILNRNGRIWTMVAGGGASVIYSDTICDLGGASELANYGEYSGAPSEQQTYEYAKTILNLMTSSPKHPAGKVLITGGGIANFTNVAATFQGIITALREFQPKLVEHNVSIFVRRAGPNYQEGLRKMRDFGTTLGIPLHVFGPETHMTAICGMALGKRPIPQVASVEFSTANFLLPGGQQAQADLKASSDAEALGSGSDESDNVVDGVLSGAQRNGSSLNRKFFSTSTKAIVWGMQQRAVQSMLDFDFICRRSEPSVVAMVYPFTGDHKQKYYWGHKEILIPVYKKMSDAIHKHKEVDVMVNFASMRSAYESTLEVLEFPQIRTVAIIAEGIPENMTRKLIIEADKKGVAIIGPATVGGVKPGCFKIGNTGGMLDNILHSKLYRPGSVAYVSRSGGMSNELNNIISKATDGVIEGIAIGGDRYPGSTFMDHILRYQADPETKLIVLLGEVGGTEEYDVCAALKDGRITKPLVAWCIGTCASMFTSEVQFGHAGSCANSDRETATAKNKALRDAGAYVPDSFDTLGELIHHVYGELVKTGRVVPKEEVPPPTVPMDYSWARELGLIRKPASFMTSICDERGQELIYAGMPISEVLSKDVGIGGVISLLWFQRCLPSYVCKFFEMCLMVTADHGPAVSGAHNTIVCARAGKDLVSSVVSGLLTIGDRFGGALDGSARQFSEAYDTNLHPMEFVNKMRKEGKLILGIGHRVKSINNPDVRVKIIKEFVLENFPACPLLKYALEVEKITTNKKPNLILNVDGVIATAFVDMLRNSGSFTSEEAQEYINVGAINSLFVLGRSIGFIGHYMDQKRLKQGLYRHPWDDISYVIPEQYN, encoded by the exons ATGTCGGCGAAAGCAATCACGGAGGCCTCCGGTAAGGACATCCTGAACCGTCATCTCTCCCTGCACGGCGCTGGAGCCGCCACCTGCCGCTTCGCAACAGTCAACGCCACCACAGACTGGTCGAAACTCAGCGTCGACCATCCCTGGCTGCTAACCACG CCGCTGGTGGTCAAGCCCGATCAACTGATCAAGCGCCGAGGCAAGCTGGGCCTGATAGGTGTCAAGAAGAACTTTGAGCAGGTGAAGCAGTGGATTGGAGAGCGTCTCAACAAGGACCAGAAGATCGGCAATGCCGTGGGAAAGCTGCGCAACTTCATCATCGAGCCATTTGTGCCACATACCGAT GCGGAGGAGATGTATGTGTGCATCTACTCCCATCGCGCCGCGGACACCATCCTGTTTTATCACCAGGGCGGCGTGGATATTGGAGATGTCGACGCGAAAGCTGTAAAGTTGGACATTCCCGTCAACGCCTCTCTCTCCCTGGCCGACGTCAAGAGCAAGCTGCTAGTGGAGGTCAAGGATGCGAAGGTCAAGGAACGCATTGCCAAGTTCATCAGCGCCCTGTACACCACCTATGTGGATTTGTACTTCACCTACTTGGAAATTAATCCTCTTGTGGTGACGGCCGACAATCTCTATATCTTGGATTTGGCGGCCAAGTTGGACTCCACCGCCGACTTCATTTGCCGACCCAAGTGGGGAGAAATCGACTATCCGCCGCCTTTTGGCCGGGATGCGTACCCGGAGGAGGCATACATTGCAGATCTGGACGCCAAGAGTGGAGCGTCGCTTAAGCTAACGATTCTGAACCGGAACGGGCGCATCTGGACGATGGTGGCCGGCGGAGGAGCTAGTGTTATTTACTCTGACACCATCTGCGACCTAGGGGGCGCATCTGAGCTGGCCAACTATGGCGAGTACAGTGGGGCGCCCTCTGAACAGCAGACCTATGAGTACGCCAAGACAATTCTCAACCTGATGACCTCCTCGCCGAAGCATCCGGCTGGCAAGGTCCTCATTACTGGAGGAGGCATCGCCAACTTTACAAATGTGGCGGCGACCTTCCAAG GTATCATCACCGCCCTGCGCGAGTTCCAGCCCAAGCTGGTGGAGCACAACGTGTCCATCTTTGTGCGTCGCGCCGGCCCCAACTACCAGGAGGGCTTGCGCAAGATGCGTGACTTTGGCACCACCCTAGGCATTCCGCTGCACGTTTTCGGACCTGAGACCCACATGACAGCCATCTGCGGCATGGCGCTGGGCAAGCGGCCCATTCCCCAGGTGGCCAGCGTTGAGTTCTCCACCGCCAACTTCCTGCTCCCCGGCGGCCAGCAGGCGCAGGCCGACCTCAAGGCGTCCAGTGATGCGGAGGCTCTGGGCTCCGGTTCCG ATGAGAGCGATAACGTCGTCGACGGCGTCTTGTCTGGTGCGCAGCGCAACGGATCATCTCTCAACCGTAAGTTCTTCTCCACCTCCACCAAGGCGATCGTGTGGGGCATGCAACAACGGGCGGTGCAGTCTATGCTCGACTTTGACTTCATCTGCAG ACGCAGTGAACCCTCTGTGGTGGCCATGGTCTACCCCTTTACCGGCGACCACAAGCAAAAGTACTACTGGGGTCACAAGGAGATTCTTATTCCGGTGTACAAAAAGATGTCCGACGCCATCCACAAGCACAAAGAAGTGGACGTTATGGTCAACTTCGCCTCCATGCGCAGTGCTTACGAGTCAACGCTGGAGGTCCTCGAGTTCCCCCAGATCCGCACAGTGGCCATCATTGCCGAGGGCATCCCCGAGAACATGACCCGCAAGCTGATAATTGAGGCCGACAAGAAGGGTGTGGCCATAATCGGTCCAGCCACCGTGGGTGGAGTCAAGCCCGGCTGCTTCAAGATCGGAAACACTGGCGGCATGCTGGACAACATTCTGCACTCGAAACTGTACCGTCCTGGCAGTGTGGCCTATGTCTCACGTTCCGGCGGCATGTCCAACGAGCTGAACAATATAATCTCCAAGGCCACGGACGGAGTTATCGAGGGCATCGCCATTGGTGGTGACCGCTATCCAGGATCGACGTTCATGGACCATATTCTACGGTACCAGGCTGATCCGGAGACCAAGCTGATTGTATTGCTGGGAGAGGTCGGTGGCACGGAGGAGTACGACGTATGTGCCGCCTTGAAGGATGGACGCATCACCAAACCCTTGGTGGCGTGGTGCATCGGAACGTGTGCCAGCATGTTCACCTCTGAGGTGCAGTTCGGACACGCTGGTTCCTGCGCTAACTCAGACCGGGAGACGGCCACCGCAAAGAACAAGGCTCTGCGAGATGCCGGAGCATATGTTCCCGACTCTTTCGACACGCTGGGAGAGCTCATTCACCATGTGTATGGTGAGCTGGTGAAAACTGGTCGCGTGGTTCCCAAAGAGGAGGTGCCGCCTCCAACCGTGCCTATGGACTACTCCTGGGCTCGCGAATTGGGCTTGATCCGAAAGCCGGCTTCGTTTATGACTTCCATCTGCGACGAACGTGGCCAGGAGCTCATCTACGCTGGCATGCCCATCAGTGAGGTTCTCAGCAAAGATGTGGGTATTGGTGGCGTCATATCGCTGCTGTGGTTCCAGCGGTGCTTGCCTTCGTATGTGTGCAAGTTCTTTGAAATGTGCTTGATGGTGACTGCGGACCACGGACCTGCCGTTTCCGGAGCACACAACACCATCGTATGCGCTCGCGCCGGCAAGGATCTGGTGTCCTCCGTCGTCAGCGGTCTGCTGACCATT GGCGATCGATTCGGAGGTGCTTTGGACGGCTCTGCCCGCCAGTTCTCGGAAGCGTACGACACCAATCTGCATCCCATGGAGTTCGTAAACAAAATGCGCAAAGAGGGAAAACTCATCTTGGGTATCGGTCACAGGGTCAAGTCCATCAACAACCCCGATGTGCGCGTCAAAATCATTAAAGAATTTGTCTTGGAGAACTTCCCTGCGTGTCCGCTCCTGAAGTACGCTCTGGAGGTGGAGAAGATTACCACCAACAAGAAGCCCAACCTAATATTGAACGTGGATGGTGTGATAGCCACCGCCTTCGTGGACATGCTGCGCAACAGTGGATCCTTCACCAG TGAAGAGGCACAGGAGTACATCAATGTGGGAGCAATCAACTCGCTGTTTGTGCTGGGACGTAGCATAGGCTTCATCGGCCACTACATGGACCAGAAGCGACTGAAGCAGGGCCTGTACCGCCATCCATGGGACGACATCTCATACGTCATTCCCGAGCAGTACAACTAA
- the LOC6496171 gene encoding ATP-citrate synthase isoform X1, which produces MSAKAITEASGKDILNRHLSLHGAGAATCRFATVNATTDWSKLSVDHPWLLTTPLVVKPDQLIKRRGKLGLIGVKKNFEQVKQWIGERLNKDQKIGNAVGKLRNFIIEPFVPHTDAEEMYVCIYSHRAADTILFYHQGGVDIGDVDAKAVKLDIPVNASLSLADVKSKLLVEVKDAKVKERIAKFISALYTTYVDLYFTYLEINPLVVTADNLYILDLAAKLDSTADFICRPKWGEIDYPPPFGRDAYPEEAYIADLDAKSGASLKLTILNRNGRIWTMVAGGGASVIYSDTICDLGGASELANYGEYSGAPSEQQTYEYAKTILNLMTSSPKHPAGKVLITGGGIANFTNVAATFQGIITALREFQPKLVEHNVSIFVRRAGPNYQEGLRKMRDFGTTLGIPLHVFGPETHMTAICGMALGKRPIPQVASVEFSTANFLLPGGQQAQADLKASSDAEALGSGSALSPSAAKPIKLPPISADESDNVVDGVLSGAQRNGSSLNRKFFSTSTKAIVWGMQQRAVQSMLDFDFICRRSEPSVVAMVYPFTGDHKQKYYWGHKEILIPVYKKMSDAIHKHKEVDVMVNFASMRSAYESTLEVLEFPQIRTVAIIAEGIPENMTRKLIIEADKKGVAIIGPATVGGVKPGCFKIGNTGGMLDNILHSKLYRPGSVAYVSRSGGMSNELNNIISKATDGVIEGIAIGGDRYPGSTFMDHILRYQADPETKLIVLLGEVGGTEEYDVCAALKDGRITKPLVAWCIGTCASMFTSEVQFGHAGSCANSDRETATAKNKALRDAGAYVPDSFDTLGELIHHVYGELVKTGRVVPKEEVPPPTVPMDYSWARELGLIRKPASFMTSICDERGQELIYAGMPISEVLSKDVGIGGVISLLWFQRCLPSYVCKFFEMCLMVTADHGPAVSGAHNTIVCARAGKDLVSSVVSGLLTIGDRFGGALDGSARQFSEAYDTNLHPMEFVNKMRKEGKLILGIGHRVKSINNPDVRVKIIKEFVLENFPACPLLKYALEVEKITTNKKPNLILNVDGVIATAFVDMLRNSGSFTSEEAQEYINVGAINSLFVLGRSIGFIGHYMDQKRLKQGLYRHPWDDISYVIPEQYN; this is translated from the exons ATGTCGGCGAAAGCAATCACGGAGGCCTCCGGTAAGGACATCCTGAACCGTCATCTCTCCCTGCACGGCGCTGGAGCCGCCACCTGCCGCTTCGCAACAGTCAACGCCACCACAGACTGGTCGAAACTCAGCGTCGACCATCCCTGGCTGCTAACCACG CCGCTGGTGGTCAAGCCCGATCAACTGATCAAGCGCCGAGGCAAGCTGGGCCTGATAGGTGTCAAGAAGAACTTTGAGCAGGTGAAGCAGTGGATTGGAGAGCGTCTCAACAAGGACCAGAAGATCGGCAATGCCGTGGGAAAGCTGCGCAACTTCATCATCGAGCCATTTGTGCCACATACCGAT GCGGAGGAGATGTATGTGTGCATCTACTCCCATCGCGCCGCGGACACCATCCTGTTTTATCACCAGGGCGGCGTGGATATTGGAGATGTCGACGCGAAAGCTGTAAAGTTGGACATTCCCGTCAACGCCTCTCTCTCCCTGGCCGACGTCAAGAGCAAGCTGCTAGTGGAGGTCAAGGATGCGAAGGTCAAGGAACGCATTGCCAAGTTCATCAGCGCCCTGTACACCACCTATGTGGATTTGTACTTCACCTACTTGGAAATTAATCCTCTTGTGGTGACGGCCGACAATCTCTATATCTTGGATTTGGCGGCCAAGTTGGACTCCACCGCCGACTTCATTTGCCGACCCAAGTGGGGAGAAATCGACTATCCGCCGCCTTTTGGCCGGGATGCGTACCCGGAGGAGGCATACATTGCAGATCTGGACGCCAAGAGTGGAGCGTCGCTTAAGCTAACGATTCTGAACCGGAACGGGCGCATCTGGACGATGGTGGCCGGCGGAGGAGCTAGTGTTATTTACTCTGACACCATCTGCGACCTAGGGGGCGCATCTGAGCTGGCCAACTATGGCGAGTACAGTGGGGCGCCCTCTGAACAGCAGACCTATGAGTACGCCAAGACAATTCTCAACCTGATGACCTCCTCGCCGAAGCATCCGGCTGGCAAGGTCCTCATTACTGGAGGAGGCATCGCCAACTTTACAAATGTGGCGGCGACCTTCCAAG GTATCATCACCGCCCTGCGCGAGTTCCAGCCCAAGCTGGTGGAGCACAACGTGTCCATCTTTGTGCGTCGCGCCGGCCCCAACTACCAGGAGGGCTTGCGCAAGATGCGTGACTTTGGCACCACCCTAGGCATTCCGCTGCACGTTTTCGGACCTGAGACCCACATGACAGCCATCTGCGGCATGGCGCTGGGCAAGCGGCCCATTCCCCAGGTGGCCAGCGTTGAGTTCTCCACCGCCAACTTCCTGCTCCCCGGCGGCCAGCAGGCGCAGGCCGACCTCAAGGCGTCCAGTGATGCGGAGGCTCTGGGCTCCGGTTCCG CCCTGAGCCCGAGCGCAGCTAAACCGATTAAACTACCACCTATCTCAGCAGATGAGAGCGATAACGTCGTCGACGGCGTCTTGTCTGGTGCGCAGCGCAACGGATCATCTCTCAACCGTAAGTTCTTCTCCACCTCCACCAAGGCGATCGTGTGGGGCATGCAACAACGGGCGGTGCAGTCTATGCTCGACTTTGACTTCATCTGCAG ACGCAGTGAACCCTCTGTGGTGGCCATGGTCTACCCCTTTACCGGCGACCACAAGCAAAAGTACTACTGGGGTCACAAGGAGATTCTTATTCCGGTGTACAAAAAGATGTCCGACGCCATCCACAAGCACAAAGAAGTGGACGTTATGGTCAACTTCGCCTCCATGCGCAGTGCTTACGAGTCAACGCTGGAGGTCCTCGAGTTCCCCCAGATCCGCACAGTGGCCATCATTGCCGAGGGCATCCCCGAGAACATGACCCGCAAGCTGATAATTGAGGCCGACAAGAAGGGTGTGGCCATAATCGGTCCAGCCACCGTGGGTGGAGTCAAGCCCGGCTGCTTCAAGATCGGAAACACTGGCGGCATGCTGGACAACATTCTGCACTCGAAACTGTACCGTCCTGGCAGTGTGGCCTATGTCTCACGTTCCGGCGGCATGTCCAACGAGCTGAACAATATAATCTCCAAGGCCACGGACGGAGTTATCGAGGGCATCGCCATTGGTGGTGACCGCTATCCAGGATCGACGTTCATGGACCATATTCTACGGTACCAGGCTGATCCGGAGACCAAGCTGATTGTATTGCTGGGAGAGGTCGGTGGCACGGAGGAGTACGACGTATGTGCCGCCTTGAAGGATGGACGCATCACCAAACCCTTGGTGGCGTGGTGCATCGGAACGTGTGCCAGCATGTTCACCTCTGAGGTGCAGTTCGGACACGCTGGTTCCTGCGCTAACTCAGACCGGGAGACGGCCACCGCAAAGAACAAGGCTCTGCGAGATGCCGGAGCATATGTTCCCGACTCTTTCGACACGCTGGGAGAGCTCATTCACCATGTGTATGGTGAGCTGGTGAAAACTGGTCGCGTGGTTCCCAAAGAGGAGGTGCCGCCTCCAACCGTGCCTATGGACTACTCCTGGGCTCGCGAATTGGGCTTGATCCGAAAGCCGGCTTCGTTTATGACTTCCATCTGCGACGAACGTGGCCAGGAGCTCATCTACGCTGGCATGCCCATCAGTGAGGTTCTCAGCAAAGATGTGGGTATTGGTGGCGTCATATCGCTGCTGTGGTTCCAGCGGTGCTTGCCTTCGTATGTGTGCAAGTTCTTTGAAATGTGCTTGATGGTGACTGCGGACCACGGACCTGCCGTTTCCGGAGCACACAACACCATCGTATGCGCTCGCGCCGGCAAGGATCTGGTGTCCTCCGTCGTCAGCGGTCTGCTGACCATT GGCGATCGATTCGGAGGTGCTTTGGACGGCTCTGCCCGCCAGTTCTCGGAAGCGTACGACACCAATCTGCATCCCATGGAGTTCGTAAACAAAATGCGCAAAGAGGGAAAACTCATCTTGGGTATCGGTCACAGGGTCAAGTCCATCAACAACCCCGATGTGCGCGTCAAAATCATTAAAGAATTTGTCTTGGAGAACTTCCCTGCGTGTCCGCTCCTGAAGTACGCTCTGGAGGTGGAGAAGATTACCACCAACAAGAAGCCCAACCTAATATTGAACGTGGATGGTGTGATAGCCACCGCCTTCGTGGACATGCTGCGCAACAGTGGATCCTTCACCAG TGAAGAGGCACAGGAGTACATCAATGTGGGAGCAATCAACTCGCTGTTTGTGCTGGGACGTAGCATAGGCTTCATCGGCCACTACATGGACCAGAAGCGACTGAAGCAGGGCCTGTACCGCCATCCATGGGACGACATCTCATACGTCATTCCCGAGCAGTACAACTAA
- the LOC6496171 gene encoding ATP-citrate synthase isoform X2, which produces MSAKAITEASGKDILNRHLSLHGAGAATCRFATVNATTDWSKLSVDHPWLLTTPLVVKPDQLIKRRGKLGLIGVKKNFEQVKQWIGERLNKDQKIGNAVGKLRNFIIEPFVPHTDAEEMYVCIYSHRAADTILFYHQGGVDIGDVDAKAVKLDIPVNASLSLADVKSKLLVEVKDAKVKERIAKFISALYTTYVDLYFTYLEINPLVVTADNLYILDLAAKLDSTADFICRPKWGEIDYPPPFGRDAYPEEAYIADLDAKSGASLKLTILNRNGRIWTMVAGGGASVIYSDTICDLGGASELANYGEYSGAPSEQQTYEYAKTILNLMTSSPKHPAGKVLITGGGIANFTNVAATFQGIITALREFQPKLVEHNVSIFVRRAGPNYQEGLRKMRDFGTTLGIPLHVFGPETHMTAICGMALGKRPIPQVASVEFSTANFLLPGGQQAQADLKASSDAEALGSGSADESDNVVDGVLSGAQRNGSSLNRKFFSTSTKAIVWGMQQRAVQSMLDFDFICRRSEPSVVAMVYPFTGDHKQKYYWGHKEILIPVYKKMSDAIHKHKEVDVMVNFASMRSAYESTLEVLEFPQIRTVAIIAEGIPENMTRKLIIEADKKGVAIIGPATVGGVKPGCFKIGNTGGMLDNILHSKLYRPGSVAYVSRSGGMSNELNNIISKATDGVIEGIAIGGDRYPGSTFMDHILRYQADPETKLIVLLGEVGGTEEYDVCAALKDGRITKPLVAWCIGTCASMFTSEVQFGHAGSCANSDRETATAKNKALRDAGAYVPDSFDTLGELIHHVYGELVKTGRVVPKEEVPPPTVPMDYSWARELGLIRKPASFMTSICDERGQELIYAGMPISEVLSKDVGIGGVISLLWFQRCLPSYVCKFFEMCLMVTADHGPAVSGAHNTIVCARAGKDLVSSVVSGLLTIGDRFGGALDGSARQFSEAYDTNLHPMEFVNKMRKEGKLILGIGHRVKSINNPDVRVKIIKEFVLENFPACPLLKYALEVEKITTNKKPNLILNVDGVIATAFVDMLRNSGSFTSEEAQEYINVGAINSLFVLGRSIGFIGHYMDQKRLKQGLYRHPWDDISYVIPEQYN; this is translated from the exons ATGTCGGCGAAAGCAATCACGGAGGCCTCCGGTAAGGACATCCTGAACCGTCATCTCTCCCTGCACGGCGCTGGAGCCGCCACCTGCCGCTTCGCAACAGTCAACGCCACCACAGACTGGTCGAAACTCAGCGTCGACCATCCCTGGCTGCTAACCACG CCGCTGGTGGTCAAGCCCGATCAACTGATCAAGCGCCGAGGCAAGCTGGGCCTGATAGGTGTCAAGAAGAACTTTGAGCAGGTGAAGCAGTGGATTGGAGAGCGTCTCAACAAGGACCAGAAGATCGGCAATGCCGTGGGAAAGCTGCGCAACTTCATCATCGAGCCATTTGTGCCACATACCGAT GCGGAGGAGATGTATGTGTGCATCTACTCCCATCGCGCCGCGGACACCATCCTGTTTTATCACCAGGGCGGCGTGGATATTGGAGATGTCGACGCGAAAGCTGTAAAGTTGGACATTCCCGTCAACGCCTCTCTCTCCCTGGCCGACGTCAAGAGCAAGCTGCTAGTGGAGGTCAAGGATGCGAAGGTCAAGGAACGCATTGCCAAGTTCATCAGCGCCCTGTACACCACCTATGTGGATTTGTACTTCACCTACTTGGAAATTAATCCTCTTGTGGTGACGGCCGACAATCTCTATATCTTGGATTTGGCGGCCAAGTTGGACTCCACCGCCGACTTCATTTGCCGACCCAAGTGGGGAGAAATCGACTATCCGCCGCCTTTTGGCCGGGATGCGTACCCGGAGGAGGCATACATTGCAGATCTGGACGCCAAGAGTGGAGCGTCGCTTAAGCTAACGATTCTGAACCGGAACGGGCGCATCTGGACGATGGTGGCCGGCGGAGGAGCTAGTGTTATTTACTCTGACACCATCTGCGACCTAGGGGGCGCATCTGAGCTGGCCAACTATGGCGAGTACAGTGGGGCGCCCTCTGAACAGCAGACCTATGAGTACGCCAAGACAATTCTCAACCTGATGACCTCCTCGCCGAAGCATCCGGCTGGCAAGGTCCTCATTACTGGAGGAGGCATCGCCAACTTTACAAATGTGGCGGCGACCTTCCAAG GTATCATCACCGCCCTGCGCGAGTTCCAGCCCAAGCTGGTGGAGCACAACGTGTCCATCTTTGTGCGTCGCGCCGGCCCCAACTACCAGGAGGGCTTGCGCAAGATGCGTGACTTTGGCACCACCCTAGGCATTCCGCTGCACGTTTTCGGACCTGAGACCCACATGACAGCCATCTGCGGCATGGCGCTGGGCAAGCGGCCCATTCCCCAGGTGGCCAGCGTTGAGTTCTCCACCGCCAACTTCCTGCTCCCCGGCGGCCAGCAGGCGCAGGCCGACCTCAAGGCGTCCAGTGATGCGGAGGCTCTGGGCTCCGGTTCCG CAGATGAGAGCGATAACGTCGTCGACGGCGTCTTGTCTGGTGCGCAGCGCAACGGATCATCTCTCAACCGTAAGTTCTTCTCCACCTCCACCAAGGCGATCGTGTGGGGCATGCAACAACGGGCGGTGCAGTCTATGCTCGACTTTGACTTCATCTGCAG ACGCAGTGAACCCTCTGTGGTGGCCATGGTCTACCCCTTTACCGGCGACCACAAGCAAAAGTACTACTGGGGTCACAAGGAGATTCTTATTCCGGTGTACAAAAAGATGTCCGACGCCATCCACAAGCACAAAGAAGTGGACGTTATGGTCAACTTCGCCTCCATGCGCAGTGCTTACGAGTCAACGCTGGAGGTCCTCGAGTTCCCCCAGATCCGCACAGTGGCCATCATTGCCGAGGGCATCCCCGAGAACATGACCCGCAAGCTGATAATTGAGGCCGACAAGAAGGGTGTGGCCATAATCGGTCCAGCCACCGTGGGTGGAGTCAAGCCCGGCTGCTTCAAGATCGGAAACACTGGCGGCATGCTGGACAACATTCTGCACTCGAAACTGTACCGTCCTGGCAGTGTGGCCTATGTCTCACGTTCCGGCGGCATGTCCAACGAGCTGAACAATATAATCTCCAAGGCCACGGACGGAGTTATCGAGGGCATCGCCATTGGTGGTGACCGCTATCCAGGATCGACGTTCATGGACCATATTCTACGGTACCAGGCTGATCCGGAGACCAAGCTGATTGTATTGCTGGGAGAGGTCGGTGGCACGGAGGAGTACGACGTATGTGCCGCCTTGAAGGATGGACGCATCACCAAACCCTTGGTGGCGTGGTGCATCGGAACGTGTGCCAGCATGTTCACCTCTGAGGTGCAGTTCGGACACGCTGGTTCCTGCGCTAACTCAGACCGGGAGACGGCCACCGCAAAGAACAAGGCTCTGCGAGATGCCGGAGCATATGTTCCCGACTCTTTCGACACGCTGGGAGAGCTCATTCACCATGTGTATGGTGAGCTGGTGAAAACTGGTCGCGTGGTTCCCAAAGAGGAGGTGCCGCCTCCAACCGTGCCTATGGACTACTCCTGGGCTCGCGAATTGGGCTTGATCCGAAAGCCGGCTTCGTTTATGACTTCCATCTGCGACGAACGTGGCCAGGAGCTCATCTACGCTGGCATGCCCATCAGTGAGGTTCTCAGCAAAGATGTGGGTATTGGTGGCGTCATATCGCTGCTGTGGTTCCAGCGGTGCTTGCCTTCGTATGTGTGCAAGTTCTTTGAAATGTGCTTGATGGTGACTGCGGACCACGGACCTGCCGTTTCCGGAGCACACAACACCATCGTATGCGCTCGCGCCGGCAAGGATCTGGTGTCCTCCGTCGTCAGCGGTCTGCTGACCATT GGCGATCGATTCGGAGGTGCTTTGGACGGCTCTGCCCGCCAGTTCTCGGAAGCGTACGACACCAATCTGCATCCCATGGAGTTCGTAAACAAAATGCGCAAAGAGGGAAAACTCATCTTGGGTATCGGTCACAGGGTCAAGTCCATCAACAACCCCGATGTGCGCGTCAAAATCATTAAAGAATTTGTCTTGGAGAACTTCCCTGCGTGTCCGCTCCTGAAGTACGCTCTGGAGGTGGAGAAGATTACCACCAACAAGAAGCCCAACCTAATATTGAACGTGGATGGTGTGATAGCCACCGCCTTCGTGGACATGCTGCGCAACAGTGGATCCTTCACCAG TGAAGAGGCACAGGAGTACATCAATGTGGGAGCAATCAACTCGCTGTTTGTGCTGGGACGTAGCATAGGCTTCATCGGCCACTACATGGACCAGAAGCGACTGAAGCAGGGCCTGTACCGCCATCCATGGGACGACATCTCATACGTCATTCCCGAGCAGTACAACTAA
- the LOC6494416 gene encoding transmembrane protein 208, which produces MAPTQKGKQGTKGAKQIVEENKTTLAFYRNMAIGCATTSLLISFLVFEITKTVVFMHILALLILGGAYQFMFFMSRPKFSESGSLLDSGNDLNMEGGIAENVKDLIILTSGTLLLALISSYFWLVLLLAPLRAGWMLWGSIIQPWLSSRNSQEENPEVDEKKQKKMERKMRRMR; this is translated from the exons ATGGCC CCCACCCAAAAGGGAAAACAGGGCACCAAAGGGGCCAAGCAAATCGTAGAGGAAAACAAGACGACTCTGGCCTTTTACAGGAACATGGCTATAGGATGTGCCACCACCTCTTTGCTGATAAGTTTTCTAGTCTTCGAGATCACTAAAACAGTTGTG TTCATGCATATTCTGGCCCTTTTGATCCTTGGCGGTGCCTACCAGTTTATGTTCTTCATGTCCCGACCGAAGTTCTCAGAAAGCGGGAGTCTTTTGGACTCTGGAAACGATCTGAACATGGAGGGCGGCATAGCAGA AAATGTGAAGGACCTTATCATTCTAACGTCCGGGACGCTGCTGCTAGCTCTCATCTCCAGCTACTTCTGGCTGGTGCTGCTCCTGGCGCCCCTCCGCGCAGGTTGGATGCTCTGGGGATCGATCATCCAGCCCTGGCTGTCGAGTCGCAACTCCCAGGAAGAGAATCCCGAGGTGGACGAAAAGAAACAGAAGAAGATGGAGCGCAAGATGCGGCGCATGAGATAG